In the Ornithodoros turicata isolate Travis chromosome 5, ASM3712646v1, whole genome shotgun sequence genome, TCATTTAAAACAGATTGTGCATGCTACTGCTGGCACCTAACCATGCATGTGTCCTTTATCAGACAAACTCAGGTCAATCGATGTGAGCCACTTGAAATGTCCTAAATGTTCCAAAAACTGCAGGAAGAATAAGTTCCACGGTAAATCTAAACCGTGACATATCAGAACAGCAACATTTTTCTTTAACAGAAAATGGATATCCTCGTGCACTTTGCCTCGAGGCTTTATAAAGAGGGAGAGAACAACATCCGAATGAACAAAGATTGATATTTTGTTACTTTGTAGTTTAGCACCCTCAATTTTGGACAAAAGTTTCTTGCATCATTGCTGCTGCTACTTTGTTTTCTCTATTTGTGACGAGAAACAAAAAACTGAGTCCTCCTGGAAAACATTCCCAGTTCTCGATTCCAACCTTGTGTATTGCTGTAAAATCTACAAATTGCTGCTCAACTACAGTAAAAATAAAAGTATATAAAGTAAAGCAAGTAATTAGTGTAAAGtaaagtatatatagtataaaATATTTCAGGGCTTTGACATACCTTGCTCATCCTGACCCAACTTTTTGCGTTGGGTTGCAAGAAGTACCTCTGTTGCTACATCAGAAAGTGGCCTGAGGTTAGGCGAGTGGACGTCGCACACGGAAGTCACTGCCAGTGGCATCGCTCTGGGTGCGGGACCTGGTTCCAGCTTTACAAATCCTCCACTCTTTGCTGTGCTGAGCTGAGCCTCCAGCTGAGAGTGACGTTGACGGAGTCGTCTTTTCTCTCCATCCAGGTGTAATGAAAGGGCCTTCAGGCCATTCAGGTATTTCACCGCCTGCATGGAAGGTAAAATATGGCTGTATCACATTATTTAAAGGGACTGTGAAATGATTCTCCCAAATATGCAAAGTCGAGTCCTATGCTGATGCGATATCGCAGTAGGGAATTACTGCACACAGAGTATCTGACACTGTGAGAGATGCACCTTCACCCTCTCCCTCAGTCCAAACAAATATCGTACATGTTACCATAGAAAACAACGTGTGCACCTTTATGGGAAGGTGAGAGGGATACCTGTTCACATACAAACTGTCTACTCCTATGCGGGAAAATTCTCCGTTTCGCATCACACCCTGTCCATTGAGTTTCGGAGAGTGCATTTTTTATAAGTCTTATATTACAAAAGCAGCATGCTCCTGAGCAGTAATGTagacaagaaaaatgtttccgGTGGGTCCTACAGGAACTTTACGTAGGGGAGAGGAATTTTGCCATCTTTTCCCTCTCCCGATTGCCCTACCAAAGGTACTACTTGGGGTGGGGGTTGAATCCCCAAGCCCCACTCCCTCTGGCTATGACACTGCTCTGGAAACAAGAATGGCTGTACAAGTATGGCAAGTAATCCTCGTGTCTGCTCATTCACCAcaatgagcatgagtgagcatgctcatgagaGTTTTGCTGTGGTACGTATGTATGGAAGATCATTCCCCTTGCACTTCTCATGAGCCAAAGGATCGAGCATGTAGATATCACCACACAGATTGTGTATCACATGTTATCAGGGCTTGTAGCCACTCGATGCAGTGGAGAATACGTCCACAGGTAAGGTATACTGTCCAAAATTTTGATGAATTTTTTTGCTGAAATTTCGATGTACTAAATTTCTTGATCTTCTCTGCGACATCTTTACAAAGAAATTCAATTGTCCAGACTTCATTACGAGCTATGCATCTAAGCAATGTGAGCTTCATACCTGCTAGACAGTTTAGTAGTTAAGACATTTGGCACAAATAAACAAATTCGAGTTTTGAAAACTCAGTATGCCAATGACTCCAAAGCAAGGAACATTGTTTCAGAAATGCTGGAAAGAAAAGCAGAAGTAACTCGACATGGTGTTATAACAGCAGCAGAAAAATGAAGGACAGGAAGAATAGCACACAGGGTGACTTCCATGATAGAAGTAACTTGATTCACCAGTCATTGTTTGTCCCACTGTGCATTGCATGCTCCTGTTATGCAGCATCTGTCTTCCAATTAAGGTGATCCTATACTAAGGATTATCCTTgcatttgctgaccaagagcgagggaggctccacCTCCTGGATGCCGGCCAATAGGAAGACGCGGAGAGAAGGCACTTCCCaggcctctgctctcgcctaagataTGGATCAGCGTTGCTATTGCTTCTCGTGTCGCAAAGCTTCTGCGATGgcacaccaatctaaccaactgctttgcCGTCCGTGAACCAGCGTACACGCGACACCCGCTTGGCCTCATATGCATGTTGATGGATGGCGAAGCCGTttgttagattggtgcgccatgacAGAAGCCTTGCAACAGGCAAAacaacggtagctacactcctgtctaagcctcgttcagcagttggttagattggtgcgccatggcagaagccttgcgacacgcgaaacaacagtaacgctgcgccatctcttacgcgagagcagaggcttgggaagtgcctgccctctgCATCCTCCTATTGGCCAGGATCCAGGAGGCGGGgtctccctcgctcttggtcagcaaatgcAAGGATGGTCAACCAGCGCGCATTGCGGGTGATACGCGGACATCGCGACGAAGCCATAGCTTTTTTAGTGTTCCCCCTGCTGCCCCTTGCTACCTTCTCACACCCACCATCGAGCTCAAGATGTTGCTGCTAAGCATGTGGCACATAACTTAGAGTCAGTCCATAATGTGGAAAGCCAGACTCTTTGACAGTCACACTGTGTCAAATACATTGTCTGCCCTTGAGGAACTTTACAATTAGTGGGCTACACCTGGAACTGTAGCAGTGCAAATTGTCTTGTGGGAGTGGCAAGCTTTCCTTCATCCTTTCATAGCTGATGCCTGCTTACATATCTCTGTGACAATTGACATTATAAAAATGTGGTTGTATGCGCTATATGTGCACACTGCAGTCAACAGGGCTACACGAAGTCAATATTCAGTTCGATATTCGAAGTCAATATTCGTTATCGATTTGTATTTGACATTtttactattcgcacagccctacatATGTATGCAAGGTATCCATACCTGAGTGAGAATAGCGACTTTTGGTAAGACAGCAACTCTGGGCTTGGCACTTGGTGAAGCAAATACCGTGTTCTGCAGGTTTATAAAGAGTGAGAGCATCACCCGGCGACGTATCCGCTCCCGAGAGGCTTTACATTCCATGGACTCTGAATTCTCCAAAGCATCCAGATCGAGGTCCATTATGCTGTTGAGTCCAGTTGTGCTGCACTTTTTATCCTGGCTATTGCCATCATCATCAGAAACCAGTGTTGGTGTGCTGTCAGTCAAGTCTGAAGAATGAGGGAACAAAACACTGTCATACTGTGCAAGGGTGCAATATAACTGCCACAGGCAAGGACACATGCTTCGTGTGTAATCTTTAATAATAAAGCCAGAGAGgtctgttttcactcttttttcCCTCACTGCTACTGAAGTGAGACTAGAGACAATCCCAACTAGCACGCAGCTAGTAATTCAGAAATAATGTACTGTACTTGGTGGCAGAATTATTTTGTGCCGAAGTATTTGAAGAGCTGAAGGGCAGCTCAGTTTTTCAGACAAATTCTGGTTAAGATTTTCTCAATTTTTCAAGCAGCACAATTGACTGACCGCTCAAAATACCTAGCACAGTGACATTCCTCAGCCCACGATATCCAAAACTTGCCATTCAGAAGACAGTCAAATCAGGTTCATACGCACACATGAATGGAGACATATAGAAGGATTTGCAACACCTATTTTGAGCTATTGTGTTCCAATCGTTATTTGCTTTCACCTAAAAATTTGGACCGCTCAATAAGTTGGACTGATCACATGGCCTATGAATGTCCAGAATTTCATTTAAAAACTATAATAGCGAACATAAGTTCTCAGAGGCAAGGTCCCCGGTGTTGTGCTCTCTGATCAACACAAAACCACCAGAGCTCAATCACGTGGTCAGTTCCTCTGCAGTGGCCTCTGGGACAACACATCACTCTCTCACACATGTTTTGTTAGCAACAGTATTTTGTGCTTTCTTTCGCAAACTTCACCTGCAATCCTAAACTGTCCATCTGTGAGAAGACCACTAGGTACCAACTGAGCAAGTGATGTGGTATCTGTTGCAGAGATAGTTGTGTGACCTGCACGCATTTGTCTTCCAAACAAATCCATCAGAAGCTGAGGGTGTGCAAATGATGTGCCAGCATCATCATAGGAGATTTTAAAATTCACAGCTATTTGTCAGATGAAGGAATCGTACTCCACAGGATATTGAACAAGGTAGCCCGACTTCACTTCTGAATAAGAACATGCGTCAACCTCTTTAATATGCCAACCAGCACTGAAACCTGCAAGCAACAACCCATCTGGAGTCCATACCAAAAATACCTTATTGACCAACTGGAGCTAATTCAAAATAAGGCTGCGCGCTTTATTTACAAAAAATACGACTCTGACAGCATGACATACTTTAAGGCAAGAATGGATATCTCGCTTTTGGAGAGCAGATGAAAATTACGCAGGTTGTCCCTTCTTTATAAGTTATTCCTTTCAGGGTCTCCCTATTTACAAAGCGCCCACCACTCCTCCAGCCATGTTGACCACTCTCTCAAACTCCAAGCTGAATATGGGGCTACCGAGTACTTTTATCACTCACCATTACAGGCTGCCATTCACGATTGGAATTCGCTTCCCAAGCATGTCGTTACATCACAATCATATAATGATTTTGTACAAAACTGTGAGAAGTTTTGTGTGTGTTAACCCTGTAGTCGTTATACAGTGTATTCTGTACATTTGTTTCCCCATATATAACATAGCATATCCCCATATATAACATAGCATAACATAACGTAACATAATACAGTGTGTTCGAAAATAAGCTTTCAcgatttacaaaaaaaaaaaaaaaacacgagtgGTAGAAGGAAGCCGCTTGTGCAGGCGGGTtttgcggccaggcggacacaAGGTGAAATGGTGGTTGCCGCCCTTAAACTTGTAATTAACTAAACtctgttaattaactttttaattattgcagTCAGCGGGCAAGTTTATATTGGAAATTTGGAGGCAGTCGCGTTCCAAGACTATTCCACTTTGTAGAATTTTTTTAGCTCACCCGTAGTCCAAGATATTTGCCTTCAAATTTTCCACCGAAACCGTCTAATTACAGATGCAGAACGAGAGCGCAAGGCGGCTGACCCCACCCCTTTGTGGGGCGCAGCTGTTGCGTATGGTGGTCAGGTGGGACATGGACCTTTCTGTTTAAATTTATGTTTCCTTTATGACCAAACTCAAATGCACTTGgcccatctctctctctttctctgccTAAGTTACTTCTGTGTCTTTTGCCACGTCACCTTTTGGGCATGCCCATGTTCATTACAGTGTGGTAGCACCCTTGGCTTAGGCGCTCCTCACTACGCCCTACATGGTTCTTCTTTACAGTACGATCCTATTAGTTTGATGCAAACACTTACCAGATACTGTCTCAATGTCGATTTCATTTGAGTTGTCCTCGTGATCCTCCTTTTCTGCACTGTTCAGTTCCTGCGCGACACACGACATCATTGCTGTTTCTTCCATCTTCAACTTTGTCGGAAGACCCGCAGATCCTTTTGAGTCATCCTGTTCTTCGTCAGCATCGCTTTGTGGAGGAGAGTTCCCGTCGCAGGAAGATTCCGAAGAGGACGAAGAGGCAGACGAGCTGGAAGACAGGGACACGGGGCTCGGACACACTGGGACGGAGTGAGGATTCGACAGCCGTGGGTGTGCCGCAGTCGATGGGCGTGTTTGAGCAACTGTACTGTGCATTGTTGGCGTTGAAACTGTCGTCATTAGGCTCGCTGTCGTGACGTGTGTAGGAGTATTCCTCGTACTGTAAAGAAGGTTCCTATGTGACTTAGGGCCATGAGagatacacacatacataacaGGTTCCAGTATTTTGTCAAAATGTGCAATTTGTCCGATACTTCTCTGGCCATTAAGGAAGGACCAAGTTGCACCCGTAAAATTTTTCATGAAAACTACACTTCTCACAAAAACAGATATCTCGTTGCTTTTGTACTGCCGTCGAGGTAATGGCATCTTTCATactgcgaggagaaatttttgcgctCTAATGGCACTTTACAGAAATCTGAAAACGTGGGATCCTATATCTTCATATAGTTCATACCAACTCACATGTAATGGGGTAGCGTAAAATATCTTAAGCAGTAAAACACTCCACACCATTATCATCAcatacagggcgtttcacctaaggcagtgtttctcaaactgcggACCATGACCCCCAAATGGGTCCTGAGCCTTTTTCTGGGGGTCACGGAGGGTCCAAGCAGACACGCGATATGCCTTGAGCCGCACAGACCAACGTATTGCTTTGTGTGTATCAAGAAAGCAAATACATCGTCCTCATTAAAATACATGATTAAATCAATTCTTGTTAAAAAACATTAATATGCATTTTTGGTGGCTCTCTCTGTGGTTAAAgaagcagtctagaggcacacaactttgtttctgtttttggtcagtatggaatgttaggcggccaaaaacagttttcccacagttAGTCCTAccatagcgaaattgggacgcctgcaatagccccccgaatctcccgtgcgcgaaacaccctccttcgcatTCAGGGTAGCCACGTGATGGGCgccgccacgcgcgtcactatgtgacacTAGTGgtaaggacgctcctcattggatctgggatcacatgatcgaggtgagcaacaccaCGCAGGCctgagcgtctgctaccgcttcggagacgccaggcgttctccggctgtgtgatgtccgaaacggaggacttgaaggctgtcaacgacacgacctcgattttttgggaccgctgacaccacgggaagaatgAGTAGTGCAGCAAGAAATTAACTGTGTATTGTACAGCGAtaccccagtgcttcccgacagtgtgcagcctctctgacagttttcaccgcacagttggttgagtggctaacaggtggcgccacaatatcGACATCGTCACTTGCTTTCTGTTACTGTGAGTTCTGAGACtacacagaagccacggatatattactcttacgATTGCAACCATTTTGTCAGGGTGCACATATGCTtcgtttttttagaaaacgtgatagaatagaagtcaacaaggaacagctcgcaatgttcgtagcagacgttttttcctaccaacgaatgagggggctctctaccacaaacgtcacactagagtgggcgATTTGAGAGAGTGGGTAGGCGATTTGGCAAATGAATTGCGCCGCAGTGAAACAACTTCggacaaaaatatttcgtgggaatgcttttcacatagtgttttacaagatgacagcagcttttggccatgttagataccactttaatgcttgCTTAATGtcttttaaataaattacaaTGTAAATGTATCTGCATCATTGAAAAACGTGAATTTTCGGAAGGCTTATAAAGGTGGGGGGCCATGGTAGGTTTGGTACTACTCAAAAAGGTCACGTACTGaaaaagtttgagaaacactggccTAAGGTGTCACAAAACTCTAAGTCGAGTTGTCTGAAAATTATGGAGTCAAAGGTAACTTCCACCCTGACTTGCAAGCACCTGATCCATTTtaagtcacaaaaaagtaaatttttttaaactgaactctgaaatttgctgAGTAAacgtagctttttttcttttcgccaggAACAGAAAGTTCATGTCGGATTTACCAATTCCAGCACGAAATACATTCTCTGCTACAATAGTAATAGCTGGGgggaaaagggaagaaaagaagcaagaaCAATAATTTCCAGACAGGTGCACTTAGAATCCAGTCAAGTTCATGCAAGTGACAGAAGAAAACGAGATTCCTGATTCTGGTAAGGAAATTTTACCTTAGCTTGGGCATAATTCACAATTCAATCCAATAAATTCAATTTTGTTCTATTAAAATTTGGTCGAAGTACTGGGagtatgtggcaaaagttaaaTACTATTGACCAGATAATTTTTCAGACAAGCATATTTCTTAATAGACCTTATTGACACGTTTGATGAAACATCCCATATGACCGCTTTATCCCAGTAGTACAAGAATACTGAATGTTTCAAAGTGCGATATGCATCCCACTCACTTGTCAACGATGGTTTTGGATCGCTGCCTAAGCCCAGAAGACCTCTGTGGTGACAGGTCCCACAGGTCTCCAGCAGAAGGCAGCAGTAGTGCAGAGTCTTGAAACCTTGCAGGCAGGCGAATCGGACGTCGACTCCGTGTTGTGTTCTGGATGCTGCCCGAAGCAATAGGCGACGTCGCACTCATTGAAGTCACTGGTGAAGTCGCTGTCGACGTGGCTACAGTGGGAGATCCCTTCACCACTGATGCTGCACCAGTCACGGCTGCCTTTGTTGCTGGCAACGTTTTCACAGGCGTCGTCTCCCTTGCAGGAGATTTCCCTTTTGCCTGCCTCGATGCGGAATTTGCTCTGCCCGAGTACACTTCGTATGCGAGCAATGCTTCTGAGGCAAACACCGCATCTAGATGATCAAGCTGTGGACAAATGAATGCCGGTTCTCTTTCGGCGTTGTTACCCCTGCGTGTGATCTCATTTTGCCGGCCCCACGCCAGAAGCATTTTGAGCAGGGCTTCCTGAGCGTCCGTCACAAATGAATCACGTATGATCTCGTAGTCAGACTCGGAGCCGTATGGCTTCGCTGTCACTTTGGGATTCGGGCTCAGCTTTGGAGAAGCCGTGGAAGTGTGTACTGCGGCTGTTTTCACGGGACTTGGTGTTGAACTCTGCGAACTCTGCTTGGCAACTGACTCTGGGGTTAGCTTCAACGTACTTGGTCGTAGGTTTCGACTCGTCATCGCTAAAAATGGTGTGTCCTCCTCTTCGACAGGTTCGGACTTTATTTTGACTTCGGGAGGAGAGACACTCAATTTTGGAGTCCGGCCTGGCTTGCGTGTAGGTCGATGCACCTGTGGAGTTCCAGAAGGTTTGGCTACAGGAGTAGCTGGAGATTCACTCCTACGCTCTGTGATGTGTGGCGTTGTCGATGGTTTGCGCATGGAGTAACGCCCCACGGCGGCTGCTGCTCTCGTCTGCCTCTTggactctgtttctttttcttcgagCGCATCTCGAAAGAAAGGAGGTCGTAGCGACAGAACACCTGCTCCCTCAGGTGGAGGAGTGATGTTGGGATTCAACTTCGCTAAGTGCACTACTCTAAGTGCGGCCCTGTTCTCTAAAAAGTCATTCAACGAGTCACTCACAAACGCTGACCGAACACCCTTAGACATCTCCGTCATGTTTACGGCCACTTCTTCCTGCTTGACGGGAGTAGATATGGGCGTGTCTGCCCCAAAAGTCTTCTTTCTCCACCCCTTAATTTTTGTTATATCGTTTGTCTTCCTCGGAAGCAAGACTTGGCTGTCTACAATTTCACTGTTGAGCAATTCTGGATCATCAGCAGTAAGTGACTGACTCCACGGACACTCTTCCATGCTAGACGCCTCTTCGAACTCCCTGGAGAACTCTTCCAGATCTTCTTCGCACGAGAAGCTGTAGAAGTCTACGCCATCGATGGTGTCCACAATAGCATTACCTTCGAGGCGTCCAGACTCACGGATTCGTTCGCTTTGTCTCGTTCTGACTCTTTTTGGCTGGGCAACCACTTCAGATTTGACAATAACTGGAAGGAGCATGGGCATCTCGGGAGAATTTGGTTCGTCTTTCTTTGCGGTCACATCCTTTTCTTCCACGAGTGGCTCCAGAAGGGGCATGGGACAGTCATCGACGGAGCTGTCCACTGACACACGCCGCTGCGGAACCTGTGAGAGAATAATTGGCTGTGATGTATGTGGAAATAACTGCACATCTACAGAAACTACAACTGGGAAGTAAACCATTGCAATTACACCAAAATTACAAATTAGTGAAACAATTTTCCAACTGATGCTTTGATGGCATCAAGGAAAGTTTGCTGATCTAAAGGGTTAACTTGCGTAGCGACCTTTGTAAGAAAAAATCACACGTGTCATGTTGAATCATCACAGAAAAATGTCTTTGCTGCCTTGGTTGCTGAACAAATATGCAAATTATGTGCTCCGGTGCACAGTTAACATTGTTCACATTCCTCAGGTAAGTGACAGGCGTGTACAGCGAAAGACACAGTAAGTTTGTGTAGTCATCAAGCTGTATAATATGCACACAACACTTCCTCGTGTTTTAGGTCATTATCCCGTGGCATAAGAAACACCCTGGATGTACAGCCACTGGTCTGGCAAGAGACCAGACCACAGCACAGGATCAGGGTATGTACTTGAACTCAGTGTTGTGTTAGTACACTGCATCAAGGCTAATATGTTGCCAAGGCTAGCTTGGCTTTTGTTGCTTCTTTAGATGGGAAATGAAATTCTCCTCTGGGGGAGCTTTCACAATGAATGGTTTTTCCATTAGAATCATGTTAAATGAGCTATGTGCAAGTGGCACATCATAAGCGGCACGGGGTATTTGCACTGACCCAAGCATTAGTGGACGCATTACAGCAGACGTAACAGGAGTGCATAATGACAGATGGCTTCATGATTTGATCAAGTTCAATCAACAACTTTGATCTGGATTGGTCGTTTCAGTGCTTTGCGAAACAAAATACCCGAAACTGCCGACACTAACATCAGGCAGCAAAACTGCTGGCAATAGAATTCATTCGAATAGTTTGTTGTGACTATGTGCACTATAaggaacagcagcagcagcagtttCTACGCTTCGATTTAGGTCCAGAATGGCACTTTAAAAGCCATGCAAAGACACAATAACTCTCTTTTTCAACACGGTTTCACACAAAGTTTTATTCTGTCTGGTATATTATCACAATTTATAGTATTTGCCAACAAAATGCCTATCTGCACCACTATCTTCTTCCTTACCTGCATGCTGCTGTCAGACTTCTTTGATCCAACATCTGGAACGTCCTCCACAAGTTCCAAGGACCTCTTCCGCCCGGCCCTCTGCGGGCGCGGTGGAGGATCCTTTGATACCTTTGGTGCTAACACTTTCCCAGGTTCCCTCTTGGATGGTGTCCTTGATTTCACTTCCTCCTTCAGTAAATTCACTTGCCTCCACACAGTTCCCAGCTTTGATTCCAGACTGTCAGGCAGCAACTGTAACTTAGCTGCACACTTCGGTCGCTTTGCTGCTGTGGTCTTCAGCGGGGTTTGAGGCGAGCCTTGCCTTTTGTGGGACAGGGCTTGTTCCTTTGCTTTCTCTTTGGAGCCTCTTGCTTCCTCAAAGGACA is a window encoding:
- the LOC135394549 gene encoding mucin-5AC-like isoform X1; amino-acid sequence: MHSTLLCNDTPSSRQNNSQIAVLGTNQTSWSFNKKPSALTALKPELCQWEPPAAWRPLGHIATSKPVVVCLRKETPVEQHSAAQSCHVRATTKRPAVEHLRKADTPECAATSRSAVHASLPSPGTTSDSASQVTNLEAPLTLPSKNTAVKRGAPPTVVRVKILSPKCSSTARGNSAKRCESSLAECETANTVSGIGKNVALKRTPTKSEAYLESNQKAVKIVSRLPESSNVKPALQQVAKGLGCSGKLSATPQLGRVPRKVQRKLSFEEARGSKEKAKEQALSHKRQGSPQTPLKTTAAKRPKCAAKLQLLPDSLESKLGTVWRQVNLLKEEVKSRTPSKREPGKVLAPKVSKDPPPRPQRAGRKRSLELVEDVPDVGSKKSDSSMQVPQRRVSVDSSVDDCPMPLLEPLVEEKDVTAKKDEPNSPEMPMLLPVIVKSEVVAQPKRVRTRQSERIRESGRLEGNAIVDTIDGVDFYSFSCEEDLEEFSREFEEASSMEECPWSQSLTADDPELLNSEIVDSQVLLPRKTNDITKIKGWRKKTFGADTPISTPVKQEEVAVNMTEMSKGVRSAFVSDSLNDFLENRAALRVVHLAKLNPNITPPPEGAGVLSLRPPFFRDALEEKETESKRQTRAAAAVGRYSMRKPSTTPHITERRSESPATPVAKPSGTPQVHRPTRKPGRTPKLSVSPPEVKIKSEPVEEEDTPFLAMTSRNLRPSTLKLTPESVAKQSSQSSTPSPVKTAAVHTSTASPKLSPNPKVTAKPYGSESDYEIIRDSFVTDAQEALLKMLLAWGRQNEITRRGNNAEREPAFICPQLDHLDAVFASEALLAYEVYSGRANSASRQAKGKSPARETTPVKTLPATKAAVTGAASVVKGSPTVATSTATSPVTSMSATSPIASGSIQNTTRSRRPIRLPARFQDSALLLPSAGDLWDLSPQRSSGLRQRSKTIVDNTRNTPTHVTTASLMTTVSTPTMHSTVAQTRPSTAAHPRLSNPHSVPVCPSPVSLSSSSSASSSSSESSCDGNSPPQSDADEEQDDSKGSAGLPTKLKMEETAMMSCVAQELNSAEKEDHEDNSNEIDIETVSDLTDSTPTLVSDDDGNSQDKKCSTTGLNSIMDLDLDALENSESMECKASRERIRRRVMLSLFINLQNTVFASPSAKPRVAVLPKVAILTQAVKYLNGLKALSLHLDGEKRRLRQRHSQLEAQLSTAKSGGFVKLEPGPAPRAMPLAVTSVCDVHSPNLRPLSDVATEVLLATQRKKLGQDEQVAGNASGNASGNASGASTPKKKKAKVKHGVAANGKKKLGHVSVTTKKPGTLAPIKPTGQDEVSQPGASYTLDGRNIGSLRPTAPVTSPSPGCASTTTVTPAPTTPGSPQKYTLYPARGTMLGDLSKVAAVAQHLIGPCVIKRVKLRTGQTVLIYRKSPTGEEGEPGENDKAGIVLVPEEHAKIPSTSEESIKSATSTPESQAEPPQARPKKLHESTREKSVPQDSGKVPPATPGAAKLVPTHRPSTNTCDVVKTNPERQKSEKATKDTPKRGVTATRSRKILARKTMGEVVQVTNVMSAQACAKGLVGPSRTSSSAPVPKPFFRTSTAPTPCPKPPSALQSGRRPVPVQMTVAKDDPFLPGNMWGIARTMPVKRPASPISMESTSRREPSSGTPSEEREKEADLKKGADGDEELGDMSEWVSGDGEMCIIRKLPVDPDEESDEDSESDEEGDESQHGLDSDKTVELVTKLS
- the LOC135394549 gene encoding mucin-2-like isoform X2, which codes for MPLLEPLVEEKDVTAKKDEPNSPEMPMLLPVIVKSEVVAQPKRVRTRQSERIRESGRLEGNAIVDTIDGVDFYSFSCEEDLEEFSREFEEASSMEECPWSQSLTADDPELLNSEIVDSQVLLPRKTNDITKIKGWRKKTFGADTPISTPVKQEEVAVNMTEMSKGVRSAFVSDSLNDFLENRAALRVVHLAKLNPNITPPPEGAGVLSLRPPFFRDALEEKETESKRQTRAAAAVGRYSMRKPSTTPHITERRSESPATPVAKPSGTPQVHRPTRKPGRTPKLSVSPPEVKIKSEPVEEEDTPFLAMTSRNLRPSTLKLTPESVAKQSSQSSTPSPVKTAAVHTSTASPKLSPNPKVTAKPYGSESDYEIIRDSFVTDAQEALLKMLLAWGRQNEITRRGNNAEREPAFICPQLDHLDAVFASEALLAYEVYSGRANSASRQAKGKSPARETTPVKTLPATKAAVTGAASVVKGSPTVATSTATSPVTSMSATSPIASGSIQNTTRSRRPIRLPARFQDSALLLPSAGDLWDLSPQRSSGLRQRSKTIVDNTRNTPTHVTTASLMTTVSTPTMHSTVAQTRPSTAAHPRLSNPHSVPVCPSPVSLSSSSSASSSSSESSCDGNSPPQSDADEEQDDSKGSAGLPTKLKMEETAMMSCVAQELNSAEKEDHEDNSNEIDIETVSDLTDSTPTLVSDDDGNSQDKKCSTTGLNSIMDLDLDALENSESMECKASRERIRRRVMLSLFINLQNTVFASPSAKPRVAVLPKVAILTQAVKYLNGLKALSLHLDGEKRRLRQRHSQLEAQLSTAKSGGFVKLEPGPAPRAMPLAVTSVCDVHSPNLRPLSDVATEVLLATQRKKLGQDEQVAGNASGNASGNASGASTPKKKKAKVKHGVAANGKKKLGHVSVTTKKPGTLAPIKPTGQDEVSQPGASYTLDGRNIGSLRPTAPVTSPSPGCASTTTVTPAPTTPGSPQKYTLYPARGTMLGDLSKVAAVAQHLIGPCVIKRVKLRTGQTVLIYRKSPTGEEGEPGENDKAGIVLVPEEHAKIPSTSEESIKSATSTPESQAEPPQARPKKLHESTREKSVPQDSGKVPPATPGAAKLVPTHRPSTNTCDVVKTNPERQKSEKATKDTPKRGVTATRSRKILARKTMGEVVQVTNVMSAQACAKGLVGPSRTSSSAPVPKPFFRTSTAPTPCPKPPSALQSGRRPVPVQMTVAKDDPFLPGNMWGIARTMPVKRPASPISMESTSRREPSSGTPSEEREKEADLKKGADGDEELGDMSEWVSGDGEMCIIRKLPVDPDEESDEDSESDEEGDESQHGLDSDKTVELVTKLS